A window of the Desulfovibrio sp. Fe33 genome harbors these coding sequences:
- a CDS encoding sigma-54-dependent transcriptional regulator: MSAKTVLFIAEPQSVTAIFPALQKAGLQAGLADNLNGALGFIKKSRPCLVFCRPELQGFDARAFLQKAAGTEGFPPVVVFAGSGSAEQATEFLELGARDYWIEPLIWEKIRLVLPDEEPDSEPAPCPPRTHHAPPAAPSPKGKYQIIGRHTAVLRVLALARQVAGSKATVLISGESGTGKEMFARYLHHNSDRTDRPFVAINCAALPEHLLESELFGHEKGAFTGAISRKLGKFELADGGTILLDEITEMDLGLQAKLLRVLQESEFDRVGGVETVKVDVRVLATTNRRIEDSVREGKFRQDLYYRLNVIPLALPALRERGEDVLLLAEYFTNKFTAAYGLGGLAFTDEARKWLMDYDWPGNVRELQNLMERAVLLAGQGPIRPRHFLMGDEQWTPDDLADIDADQQAVCEAAPPATPDEAMSVMPLHEMEKRLILKSLEETTGNRTRAAELLGISVRTLRNKLNEYKKQGLDL, encoded by the coding sequence ATGTCGGCAAAAACAGTCCTTTTCATTGCGGAACCGCAGTCCGTGACGGCCATCTTTCCAGCCTTGCAAAAGGCCGGATTGCAGGCCGGGCTGGCCGACAACCTCAACGGCGCCCTGGGATTCATCAAGAAGTCCCGTCCCTGCCTGGTCTTTTGCCGTCCCGAATTGCAGGGTTTCGACGCCAGGGCCTTTCTGCAAAAGGCGGCCGGAACCGAAGGGTTCCCTCCGGTGGTCGTATTCGCCGGTTCGGGCAGCGCGGAGCAAGCCACGGAATTCCTGGAGCTTGGCGCGCGTGACTATTGGATCGAGCCGTTGATATGGGAGAAAATCAGGCTGGTCCTGCCCGACGAGGAGCCGGATTCCGAGCCCGCGCCGTGTCCGCCAAGAACGCATCACGCGCCGCCCGCCGCTCCCTCACCCAAGGGAAAATACCAGATCATCGGCCGCCATACCGCCGTGCTGCGCGTGCTCGCCCTGGCGCGGCAGGTGGCCGGGTCCAAGGCCACGGTGCTCATCTCCGGCGAGTCGGGCACCGGCAAGGAAATGTTCGCCCGCTACCTGCATCACAATTCGGACCGCACGGACAGGCCGTTCGTGGCCATCAACTGCGCGGCTCTGCCCGAGCATCTGCTGGAATCCGAGCTTTTCGGCCATGAAAAGGGCGCGTTCACCGGGGCAATCAGCCGCAAGCTCGGCAAGTTCGAGCTGGCCGACGGCGGAACCATCCTGCTCGACGAAATCACCGAGATGGATCTCGGCCTCCAGGCCAAGCTCCTGCGCGTGTTGCAGGAATCCGAGTTCGACCGGGTAGGCGGCGTGGAAACGGTCAAGGTGGACGTCCGCGTCCTGGCCACCACCAACCGGCGTATCGAGGATTCGGTCAGGGAAGGAAAGTTCCGGCAGGACCTCTACTACCGCCTCAACGTCATCCCGCTCGCTCTGCCAGCGCTCAGGGAGCGGGGCGAGGATGTGCTCCTGCTGGCGGAATATTTCACCAACAAGTTCACCGCCGCCTATGGGCTGGGAGGACTCGCCTTCACCGACGAGGCCCGGAAGTGGCTCATGGATTACGATTGGCCCGGCAACGTCCGCGAGTTGCAGAATCTCATGGAACGGGCCGTGCTTCTGGCGGGGCAAGGCCCCATCCGGCCGCGCCACTTCCTCATGGGCGACGAGCAGTGGACGCCAGATGATCTGGCCGACATCGACGCCGACCAGCAGGCCGTCTGCGAGGCCGCGCCTCCGGCCACGCCCGACGAGGCCATGTCTGTCATGCCGCTTCACGAGATGGAGAAAAGGCTCATCCTCAAGAGTCTGGAAGAGACCACCGGCAACCGCACCCGCGCGGCCGAGCTGCTCGGCATCTCCGTGCGCACCCTGCGCAACAAGCTCAACGAATACAAGAAGCAGGGCCTGGACCTGTAG